In Solanum lycopersicum chromosome 5, SLM_r2.1, the following are encoded in one genomic region:
- the LOC138348695 gene encoding uncharacterized protein produces the protein MAHCRRAAPGPLTEMGHAGPSVAQIKREYLDFFTKYPLCISLKDCEIYNQDSGVITDIIHSEVSLTQTSIDLYSNNFIRLIGVNLDEYVDENSEGDNDVVSDHSNLFVAENQIYNNRETLEEVIRHVGLVEKFNFRVVLSNASYYHMICLSESCSWMMRASSLNKSSLFKVRKYNVEHTCSVRDRVYARRQGITDVVAVLIMDKYIHPSTVYIPKDIADDMLKLHGYLYILEQTYPGSILKIERKECDKFLYAFVALEACIRGWEYCRPIVVVDGAGLKCSYGGTMFTASTMDPGGHTLLLAYAIVNSKNDASWTWFFEQFKKAYGVRKNMCFMSDRNESIWKGTTTVYPECEH, from the exons ATCAAAAGAGAATATTTAGATTTCTTTACAAAATATCCATTGTGCATCTCTTTGAAAGATTGTGAGATATATAATCAAGATTCTGGAGTTATTACTGATATAATACATTCTGAAGTTAGTTTAACACAAACTAGCATTGATTTATACTCTAACAATTTTATCCGTTTGATCGGAGTGAATTTAGACGAATATGTCGATGAGAATAGTGAAGGAGATAATGACGTAGTAAGTGACCATTCCAACCTATTTGTAGCTGAGAATCAGATTTACAATAATAGGGAAACACTTGAGGAGGTGATTAGGCATGTTGGACTTGTCGAAAAATTCAATTTTCGTGTAGTGCTTTCTAATGCATCTTA TTATCACATGATTTGTCTTTCTGAGAGTTGTTCTTGGATGATGAGAGCATCTAGTTTGAATAAATCAAGTTTATTCAAAGTTAGGAAGTACAATGTTGAACACACTTGTTCTGTTAGAGATAGAGTGTATGCAAGACGTCAGGGGATAACTGACGTTGTAGCTGTCTTAATAATGGATAAGTATATTCATCCATCTACCGTATACATTCCAAAGGATATAGCTGATGATATGTTGAAATTGCATG GTTATCTATACATATTGGAGCAAACATATCCGGGATCGATTTTGAAAATAGAAAGGAAGGAATGTGATAAATTTCTATACGCATTTGTTGCATTAGAAGCTTGTATTAGAGGCTGGGAGTATTGTAGGCCAATTGTAGTTGTTGATGGGGCCGGATTAAAATGTTCATATGGTGGTACAATGTTCACTGCCAGCACCATGGATCCGGGAG gTCATACACTTCTGTTGGCGTATGCGATAGTGAATTCTAAAAACGACGCTTCATGGACCTGGTTCTTTGAACAGTTTAAGAAAGCGTATGGAGTTAGAAAAAACATGTGTTTTATGTCAGATCGAAATGAGAGCATATGGAAGGGGACTACTACTGTATATCCTGAATGTGAACATTAA